A stretch of the Archangium violaceum genome encodes the following:
- a CDS encoding lysophospholipid acyltransferase family protein, which produces MSAPAPASESQRLPLPLPPTRLPQVLGKRPSPVVGWLANRVMDAVCALPASMRDAIARFVGWLAFTLGIRRRVALENLAHAYPEKSEAGRRAIALGAYITMARVVIESIDPKDHVEPEWEEPEVQGAAWETLKANIARGQGALLVTAHFGNWERAGKMILRRGIPLNALVRPLNGALNMRIVDNRVAAGAGLIYPKGAIAQAQEAVQLGETVLMLLDQSLPAKAAVFVPFFGRPASTTPAMAVVAQRTGAPVFVVMGVRDASGRKMRLEVEGPIAPPEGVGEQDAITAHTAAVTAVLEKYVRRYPEQWLWLHRRWKVRPPSEGAPPPHGLNP; this is translated from the coding sequence GTGTCCGCCCCCGCCCCCGCCTCCGAGTCCCAGCGCCTCCCCCTTCCGCTGCCTCCCACCCGGCTCCCCCAGGTGCTCGGCAAGCGGCCGTCGCCCGTGGTGGGGTGGCTCGCCAACCGGGTGATGGACGCGGTGTGCGCGCTGCCCGCGTCCATGAGGGATGCCATCGCCCGCTTCGTGGGCTGGCTGGCGTTCACCCTTGGCATCCGCCGCCGGGTGGCCCTGGAGAACCTGGCGCACGCGTACCCGGAGAAGAGCGAGGCCGGGCGGCGTGCCATCGCGCTCGGGGCCTACATCACCATGGCGCGCGTGGTCATCGAGTCCATCGACCCGAAGGATCACGTGGAGCCCGAGTGGGAGGAACCGGAAGTCCAGGGCGCGGCGTGGGAGACGCTGAAAGCGAACATCGCCAGGGGCCAGGGCGCGCTGCTGGTGACGGCGCACTTCGGCAACTGGGAGCGCGCGGGGAAGATGATTCTGCGGCGCGGCATTCCGCTGAACGCTCTGGTGCGTCCGCTGAACGGGGCGCTCAACATGCGCATCGTGGACAACCGGGTCGCCGCGGGGGCGGGGCTCATCTACCCCAAGGGAGCCATCGCGCAGGCACAGGAGGCGGTGCAGTTGGGCGAGACGGTGCTGATGCTGCTCGACCAATCGCTCCCCGCGAAGGCGGCGGTGTTCGTGCCCTTCTTCGGCAGGCCGGCATCCACCACACCGGCGATGGCGGTGGTGGCGCAGCGCACCGGGGCGCCGGTGTTCGTGGTGATGGGGGTACGAGACGCGAGCGGGCGGAAGATGAGGCTGGAGGTGGAGGGGCCCATCGCACCACCCGAGGGAGTGGGCGAGCAGGACGCCATCACGGCGCACACGGCGGCGGTGACGGCGGTGCTGGAGAAGTACGTGCGGCGCTACCCGGAGCAGTGGCTGTGGCTGCACCGGCGCTGGAAGGTGCGGCCGCCGTCGGAAGGCGCGCCCCCGCCTCACGGGTTGAATCCGTGA
- a CDS encoding metallophosphoesterase, translating to MTRTIFIGDVHGCAEELEALLRECDYRPGDRVVLVGDLVAKGPDSAGVVRLARERGLLAVRGNHDEHVLRWRARKMPEGKKLKREHKQVLDTLADEDWAYLESLPLHLHFPELNVRVVHGGLVPGVPLEEQKPELMLNLRSITPEGEPSKKLEDGAPWASQWKGPELVIFGHDALRGVQRHPYAIGLDSGCVYGQNLTAYVLPEGHFYSVKAKREYMEL from the coding sequence ATGACGCGAACCATCTTCATCGGAGACGTGCACGGCTGCGCGGAGGAGCTCGAGGCCCTCCTGCGAGAGTGCGACTACCGTCCGGGAGATCGGGTGGTGCTGGTGGGAGACCTGGTGGCGAAGGGGCCGGACTCGGCGGGCGTGGTGCGCCTGGCGAGGGAGCGCGGGCTGCTCGCGGTGCGGGGCAACCACGACGAGCACGTGCTGCGCTGGCGCGCGAGGAAGATGCCCGAGGGCAAGAAGCTCAAGCGCGAGCACAAGCAGGTGCTGGACACACTCGCGGACGAGGACTGGGCGTACCTGGAGTCACTGCCCCTGCACCTGCACTTCCCCGAGCTGAACGTACGCGTGGTGCACGGAGGCCTGGTGCCCGGCGTTCCGCTGGAGGAACAGAAGCCGGAGCTGATGCTCAACCTGCGCAGCATCACGCCGGAAGGCGAGCCGTCGAAGAAGCTGGAAGACGGAGCCCCATGGGCGAGCCAGTGGAAGGGGCCGGAGCTCGTCATCTTCGGCCACGACGCGCTGCGAGGCGTGCAGCGACATCCGTATGCCATCGGCCTGGACTCGGGCTGCGTCTATGGCCAGAACCTCACCGCGTACGTGCTGCCAGAAGGCCACTTCTACTCGGTGAAGGCGAAGCGAGAGTACATGGAGCTCTGA
- a CDS encoding AraC family transcriptional regulator: MLHSHSLPAPAPLARHVDCVWRLTGQAEKDLRVPILPDVAGADVVLQLGEPGRLVEEGRVRPLPARFVVGGLGRALLLEPVGAVDVVGIHLPPACACLLGSSAAALRERVLPLAQVAPGLDAALAGWARQRPGGEVALEALWPLSSEHLRPCCDALVCEAARALSGADGPPVAELAETLGVSRRQLTRRFQEAVGVPPRDFVRFARMARAWRGAATTPDRKLAELAAEAGYADQPHLDRDFRELAGAPPSKALGKGRRVVATVGEEAPSGVSPPYKSRPPSRG; this comes from the coding sequence ATGTTGCACTCGCACTCCCTTCCCGCCCCCGCCCCGCTCGCCCGTCATGTGGACTGTGTGTGGCGTCTGACGGGGCAGGCGGAGAAGGACCTGCGTGTCCCCATCCTGCCGGACGTGGCGGGGGCGGATGTCGTGCTCCAACTCGGTGAGCCCGGGCGGCTCGTCGAGGAGGGCCGGGTGCGCCCCCTTCCCGCTCGCTTCGTGGTGGGCGGGCTGGGGCGCGCGCTGTTGCTCGAGCCGGTGGGCGCGGTGGACGTCGTGGGCATCCACCTGCCACCCGCGTGTGCGTGTCTGCTGGGGTCGTCCGCGGCCGCGCTGCGCGAGCGCGTTCTGCCTCTCGCGCAGGTGGCTCCCGGGCTCGATGCCGCGCTCGCCGGGTGGGCCCGCCAGCGTCCCGGCGGGGAAGTCGCTCTCGAGGCTCTGTGGCCGTTGAGCTCCGAGCACCTGCGCCCGTGCTGTGACGCGCTCGTGTGTGAGGCCGCGCGGGCCCTGTCGGGAGCGGACGGCCCGCCCGTGGCGGAGCTGGCGGAGACGTTGGGCGTGTCCCGGCGGCAGCTCACACGGCGGTTCCAGGAGGCGGTCGGGGTGCCGCCGCGTGACTTCGTGCGCTTCGCGCGGATGGCCCGGGCCTGGCGCGGGGCGGCCACCACGCCGGACAGGAAGCTCGCGGAGCTCGCGGCCGAGGCGGGGTACGCGGATCAGCCGCACCTGGACAGGGACTTCCGGGAGCTCGCGGGCGCGCCTCCCTCGAAGGCCCTCGGGAAGGGCCGGCGCGTCGTCGCCACGGTCGGGGAAGAGGCGCCTTCCGGCGTGTCCCCTCCGTACAAGTCCCGCCCTCCCTCGCGGGGATAG
- a CDS encoding universal stress protein, with protein sequence MTILCATHFSDAAQRATTAAAELARKLNEPLFLVHVLPGDLARAFGQTLQDTATSALQDEVRRVEKLGARVSHQLLTGEPAEELARFAQEKGAGLVVTAGPTSASPFLGVGGTVDRLATALSVPLLVVRDVEPFEAWVAGTRPLKVMLGVDRSQPFEAARDWLRALRRYGQVEVVAGRVYWPHEEYQRMGLSHAHASQDVSPELRRSLENEVRTLASPLEAQGQPPVRVRLEAGVGRIADHLVALAAEEKVDLLVVGSHQRRAMGKLWSVSHHALRLAKMSVVSVPVTVAARGSAVPIPELRSVLVATDFSDVANRAIPYAFSLLPNGGTVYVVTVGEAPQAQVTESERDSRQRLHQLMPRDADAHGRKVQVEVLAGQDVATAILQAAQRFDADVICVGTHGRTGLKTVLMGSVAKAVMSRADRPVMVVRPPEG encoded by the coding sequence ATGACCATCCTCTGTGCCACCCACTTCTCGGACGCCGCGCAGCGAGCGACCACCGCCGCCGCGGAGCTCGCGCGCAAGCTCAACGAGCCCCTCTTCCTGGTGCACGTGCTGCCGGGCGACCTGGCGCGTGCCTTCGGGCAGACGCTGCAGGACACGGCGACGTCGGCGCTGCAGGACGAGGTGCGGCGGGTGGAGAAGCTGGGGGCGCGGGTGAGCCACCAGCTCCTGACGGGTGAGCCGGCCGAGGAGCTGGCGCGCTTCGCCCAGGAGAAGGGAGCGGGGCTGGTGGTGACGGCGGGGCCCACGAGTGCCTCGCCCTTCCTGGGGGTGGGGGGCACGGTGGACCGGCTGGCCACGGCGTTGTCGGTGCCGCTGCTGGTGGTGCGCGACGTGGAGCCCTTCGAGGCGTGGGTGGCCGGGACGCGTCCGCTGAAGGTGATGCTCGGCGTGGACCGCTCGCAGCCCTTCGAGGCGGCGAGGGACTGGCTGCGGGCGCTGCGGCGCTACGGCCAGGTGGAGGTGGTGGCCGGGCGCGTCTACTGGCCGCACGAGGAGTACCAGCGGATGGGCCTGTCGCACGCCCATGCCTCCCAGGACGTGTCGCCCGAGCTGCGGCGCTCGCTGGAGAACGAGGTGCGCACGCTGGCGTCGCCGCTGGAGGCGCAGGGCCAGCCGCCGGTGCGCGTGCGGCTGGAGGCCGGGGTGGGGCGCATCGCGGACCACCTGGTGGCCCTGGCGGCGGAGGAGAAGGTGGACCTGCTGGTGGTGGGCTCGCACCAGCGGCGCGCCATGGGCAAGCTGTGGAGCGTGTCGCATCACGCGCTGCGGCTGGCGAAGATGTCGGTGGTGAGCGTGCCGGTGACGGTGGCGGCGCGTGGCTCGGCGGTGCCCATTCCCGAGCTGCGCTCGGTGCTGGTGGCCACGGATTTCTCGGACGTGGCCAACCGGGCCATTCCGTATGCCTTCTCGCTGCTGCCCAACGGCGGCACGGTGTACGTGGTGACCGTGGGCGAGGCGCCGCAGGCGCAGGTGACGGAGTCCGAGCGGGATTCGCGGCAGCGGTTGCACCAGCTCATGCCCCGGGACGCGGACGCCCACGGGCGCAAGGTGCAGGTGGAGGTGCTGGCGGGCCAGGACGTGGCGACGGCGATCCTCCAGGCCGCGCAGCGCTTCGACGCGGACGTCATCTGCGTGGGCACGCACGGGCGCACGGGGTTGAAGACGGTGCTGATGGGCTCGGTGGCGAAGGCGGTGATGTCGCGCGCCGACAGGCCCGTGATGGTGGTGCGTCCGCCCGAGGGGTGA
- a CDS encoding thioredoxin family protein, with product MFRCSSCGAFNRVREPHPPGQPTCGRCQRPLDLSGAPQEVDGEALWRAVSASPVPILLDLWAPWCGPCRTAAPILAAVGHAQAGRLLVLKLNTDAHPQASSQLGVRGIPTFVVFSGGREVARRSGLMPRQELERWALSAAQGGGPWASP from the coding sequence ATGTTCCGCTGCTCGTCCTGTGGCGCCTTCAACCGCGTGCGTGAGCCCCATCCCCCCGGTCAGCCCACCTGTGGCCGGTGCCAGCGTCCGCTCGACCTGTCGGGTGCGCCCCAGGAAGTGGACGGGGAGGCACTGTGGCGGGCGGTGAGCGCCTCGCCCGTGCCCATCCTGCTGGACCTGTGGGCGCCCTGGTGTGGCCCGTGCCGCACCGCCGCGCCCATCCTCGCCGCCGTGGGCCACGCCCAGGCGGGCCGGCTCCTCGTGCTCAAGCTGAACACGGACGCCCATCCCCAGGCGTCCAGCCAGCTCGGCGTGCGGGGCATTCCCACCTTCGTCGTCTTCTCCGGAGGCCGCGAGGTGGCGCGCCGCAGCGGGTTGATGCCGCGGCAGGAGCTGGAGCGCTGGGCCCTGTCCGCGGCCCAGGGCGGAGGCCCCTGGGCCTCGCCATGA
- a CDS encoding nicotinate phosphoribosyltransferase: MSAALLTDLYELTMVDAYLAEGLHEEAAFSLFVRRLPARRDFLLACGLEEALTYLETLRFSPEELAWLESLGRFSQPLLDWLERFHFTGDVHAVPEGTPLFAEEPLLEVVAPLPEAQLVETYLLNQMHLQTLAASKAARVVEAARGRPVVDFGVRRMHGVDAGLKVARAAYVAGVSATSNLLAGQRYGIPVAGTLAHSYIQAHDDELAAFRAYVRRFPETTLLVDTYDTLEGVRKVVELARELGPDFQVRAVRLDSGDLVSLSHAARWLLDEAGLERVQIFASGGLDEDAVAQLLAHHAPIDAFGVGTAMGVSADAPSLDMAYKLVSYAGHGRLKLSTGKVLLPGRKQVFREEEDGVARRDVLARHDEVLPGRPLLRQVMHAGRRLEGTSPSLEAIRLHAREELARLPLEVTQLEPVRPPYPVEVSPGLSEARDRVVAELGEATHAT, from the coding sequence ATGAGCGCGGCGCTCCTCACGGACCTCTACGAGCTCACCATGGTGGACGCCTACCTCGCGGAGGGGCTGCACGAGGAGGCGGCCTTCAGCCTCTTCGTCCGCCGGTTGCCCGCCCGCCGCGACTTCCTGCTCGCCTGCGGGCTGGAGGAGGCCCTCACCTACCTGGAGACGCTCCGCTTCTCACCGGAGGAGCTCGCCTGGCTGGAGTCCCTGGGACGCTTCTCCCAGCCCCTGCTGGACTGGTTGGAGCGCTTCCACTTCACCGGGGACGTGCACGCGGTGCCGGAGGGGACGCCCCTCTTCGCCGAGGAGCCCCTGCTGGAGGTCGTCGCACCCCTGCCCGAGGCGCAGCTCGTGGAGACGTACCTCCTCAATCAGATGCACCTGCAGACGCTGGCGGCATCCAAGGCGGCGCGAGTGGTGGAGGCGGCCCGGGGGCGGCCGGTGGTGGACTTCGGGGTGCGGAGGATGCACGGGGTGGACGCGGGCCTGAAGGTGGCGCGCGCCGCGTACGTGGCCGGGGTGAGCGCCACGTCCAACCTGCTGGCCGGCCAGCGCTACGGCATCCCGGTGGCGGGCACCCTGGCGCACAGCTACATCCAGGCGCACGACGACGAGCTCGCCGCCTTCCGCGCCTACGTCCGCCGCTTCCCCGAGACGACGCTGCTGGTGGACACGTACGACACGCTGGAGGGCGTGCGGAAGGTGGTGGAGCTGGCGCGGGAGCTCGGGCCGGACTTCCAGGTGCGCGCGGTGCGGCTGGACTCGGGGGACCTGGTGTCGCTGTCGCACGCGGCGCGCTGGCTGCTGGACGAGGCGGGACTGGAGCGCGTCCAAATCTTCGCGAGCGGCGGACTGGACGAGGACGCGGTGGCACAGCTGCTCGCACACCACGCCCCCATCGACGCCTTCGGGGTGGGCACGGCGATGGGCGTGTCCGCGGACGCGCCCTCGCTGGACATGGCCTACAAGCTGGTGTCGTACGCGGGCCATGGGCGGCTCAAGCTCTCCACGGGCAAGGTGCTGCTGCCCGGGCGCAAGCAGGTGTTCCGCGAGGAGGAAGACGGCGTGGCGCGGCGGGACGTGCTCGCGCGACATGACGAGGTGTTGCCAGGCCGGCCGCTGCTGCGTCAGGTGATGCACGCGGGCCGGAGGTTGGAGGGCACCTCCCCGTCCCTGGAGGCCATCCGGCTGCACGCGCGGGAGGAGCTGGCGCGTCTGCCTTTGGAAGTGACGCAGTTGGAGCCCGTCCGACCTCCGTACCCGGTGGAAGTGAGCCCCGGGCTGAGCGAGGCGAGGGACCGGGTGGTCGCGGAGCTGGGGGAAGCGACGCACGCGACCTGA
- a CDS encoding phosphoribosyltransferase: protein MRMRFQDRAHAGRLLVKCPSDAWNESPLVLALPRGGVPVGYEIALALGVPLEVLVVRKLGVPWRPELGMGALAEGGTLYVNPELLMYLELTDADVRAVARKEAHELARQVRLYRGGLPLPDMRGRTVILVDDGLATGGTARAAARAARAAKPRRLVLAVPVAAREAAEALRREEVDEVVTVQEPERLGAVGAWYEDFHPVDDEEVLSLLLEAHDRGASPAP, encoded by the coding sequence ATGCGAATGCGATTCCAGGACCGGGCGCACGCGGGACGGCTGCTGGTGAAGTGCCCGAGCGACGCGTGGAACGAGTCTCCGCTGGTGCTGGCACTGCCTCGAGGCGGAGTCCCGGTGGGCTACGAGATAGCGCTGGCGCTGGGCGTACCGTTGGAGGTGCTCGTGGTGCGCAAGCTGGGAGTGCCGTGGAGGCCGGAGCTGGGGATGGGGGCGCTCGCCGAGGGAGGCACGCTGTACGTGAACCCCGAGTTGCTCATGTACCTGGAGTTGACGGACGCGGACGTGCGAGCGGTGGCACGGAAGGAGGCGCATGAGCTGGCACGGCAGGTGCGGTTGTACCGGGGCGGGCTGCCCTTGCCGGACATGAGGGGACGCACGGTCATCCTGGTGGACGACGGGCTGGCGACGGGAGGCACGGCGCGGGCGGCGGCGCGAGCGGCGCGAGCAGCGAAGCCACGGAGGCTGGTGCTCGCGGTGCCCGTGGCCGCGCGAGAGGCGGCGGAGGCCCTGCGCCGCGAGGAGGTGGACGAGGTGGTGACGGTGCAGGAACCGGAGAGGCTGGGAGCCGTGGGGGCCTGGTACGAGGACTTCCACCCGGTGGACGACGAGGAGGTGCTCTCGCTGCTGCTGGAGGCACACGACCGCGGAGCCTCACCGGCTCCCTGA
- a CDS encoding isoaspartyl peptidase/L-asparaginase family protein produces MSSSDDVSRPAPRWGIVIHGGAGVIKRESLSPEREAAVRAVLNEALQAGHSVLAKGGSSLDAVTAAVRVMEDSPLFNAGKGAVFTHDGKNELDAAIMNGRTRAAGAVAGLHHVKNPITLARAVMEKSPHVMMIGAGAEEFAKQQGVELVPESYFHTEERWESLQRALEAEKKQQQAPAEQGQPQGPSAFWEHPAGREHKFGTVGAVALDQAGNLAAGTSTGGMTNKRFGRVGDVPVIGAGTYANERCAVSATGHGEYFIRYTVARDICSRMEYLELPLLEAANQVVLDVLVKAGGEGGVIAMDAQGNVAMPFNSAGMYRGYMGPDGVASVAIFKE; encoded by the coding sequence ATGAGCTCTTCTGACGACGTCTCCAGGCCCGCTCCCCGTTGGGGCATCGTCATCCACGGTGGCGCGGGCGTCATCAAGCGCGAGTCCCTCTCCCCCGAGCGCGAGGCCGCCGTCCGCGCCGTGCTCAACGAGGCCCTCCAGGCCGGTCACTCCGTCCTCGCCAAGGGAGGCTCCAGCCTGGATGCCGTCACCGCCGCCGTCCGCGTCATGGAAGACTCGCCCCTCTTCAACGCGGGCAAGGGCGCCGTCTTCACCCATGACGGCAAGAACGAGCTCGATGCCGCCATCATGAACGGGCGCACCCGCGCGGCCGGCGCCGTCGCGGGCCTGCACCATGTGAAGAACCCCATCACGCTCGCGCGTGCCGTGATGGAGAAGTCCCCGCACGTGATGATGATCGGCGCTGGCGCCGAGGAGTTCGCGAAGCAGCAGGGCGTGGAGCTCGTTCCCGAGAGCTACTTCCACACCGAGGAGCGCTGGGAGTCCCTGCAGCGTGCCCTGGAAGCGGAGAAGAAGCAGCAGCAGGCGCCGGCCGAGCAGGGCCAGCCGCAGGGGCCCTCGGCCTTCTGGGAGCACCCCGCGGGCCGCGAGCACAAGTTCGGCACCGTGGGCGCGGTGGCGCTGGACCAGGCCGGCAACCTCGCGGCGGGCACCTCCACCGGTGGCATGACGAACAAGCGTTTCGGCCGCGTGGGTGACGTGCCCGTCATCGGCGCCGGCACGTATGCCAACGAGCGCTGCGCCGTCTCCGCCACTGGCCATGGCGAGTACTTCATCCGTTACACCGTCGCGCGCGACATCTGCTCCCGCATGGAGTACCTGGAGCTGCCGCTGCTCGAGGCCGCCAACCAGGTCGTCCTGGACGTCCTCGTGAAGGCGGGCGGCGAGGGCGGTGTCATCGCCATGGACGCGCAGGGCAACGTGGCCATGCCCTTCAACTCCGCGGGCATGTACCGTGGCTACATGGGTCCGGACGGCGTCGCGTCCGTCGCCATCTTCAAGGAGTGA
- a CDS encoding class I SAM-dependent methyltransferase: MNQAKPTKQERYSYSSMPAGLVSRVREVQHLYRMWQDGTIQQVGFTIEAVRQCEKRIKEAFGRELEGLDILDVGPGQQLKHMKVLSVKNRVTGIDMDIVPQGFDLREYVAMLRYNSVLRTAKTLTRKVLGWDELFEKTLARDLSVSGFRRLPVFRMDAKQMSFSDASFDVVCSWSAYEHIAQPRASLQEVTRVLRPGGVAYIAVHLYTSHTGSHDPRTYTNGGRDLPYWPHLRPAHRDAVKPNCYVNEIRMDEWKRMFEETMPGVRFVYERQDELAPALRELREKGELAGYSDDELLTVGLIGMWQKPHRS, encoded by the coding sequence GTGAATCAAGCGAAGCCAACGAAACAGGAGCGGTACTCCTATTCATCGATGCCCGCCGGGCTCGTCAGCCGCGTCCGGGAGGTCCAACACCTCTACCGCATGTGGCAGGATGGCACGATCCAGCAGGTGGGCTTCACGATCGAAGCCGTCCGCCAGTGTGAGAAGCGCATCAAGGAGGCCTTCGGGCGCGAGCTCGAGGGCCTGGACATCCTCGATGTCGGTCCCGGTCAGCAGCTCAAGCACATGAAGGTGCTCTCGGTGAAGAACCGGGTCACCGGCATCGACATGGACATCGTTCCGCAGGGCTTCGATCTGCGCGAGTACGTGGCGATGCTCCGGTACAACTCGGTGCTCCGCACGGCGAAGACGCTCACGCGCAAGGTGCTCGGTTGGGACGAGCTCTTCGAGAAGACGCTCGCGAGGGATCTCTCCGTCTCGGGTTTCCGGCGCCTGCCCGTGTTCCGCATGGACGCGAAGCAGATGTCCTTCTCCGACGCTTCCTTCGATGTCGTGTGTTCGTGGTCGGCCTACGAGCACATCGCCCAGCCGCGCGCCTCCCTGCAGGAGGTGACCCGCGTGCTGCGCCCGGGCGGTGTCGCGTATATCGCCGTCCACCTCTACACGAGCCACACCGGCAGCCACGATCCGCGCACCTATACGAACGGCGGGAGGGACCTGCCGTACTGGCCGCACCTGCGCCCCGCGCACCGGGACGCCGTGAAGCCGAACTGCTACGTGAACGAGATCCGCATGGACGAGTGGAAGCGGATGTTCGAGGAGACGATGCCCGGCGTGCGCTTCGTCTACGAGCGTCAGGACGAGCTGGCGCCCGCCCTGCGCGAGCTGCGGGAGAAGGGCGAGCTCGCGGGTTACTCCGACGACGAGCTGCTCACGGTCGGCCTCATCGGCATGTGGCAGAAGCCGCACCGCAGCTAG
- a CDS encoding cytochrome P450 — protein sequence MTSPAPSPTTPRIATGPRGLPLIGVVRDVRKDVLGWLTRTAAEHGPVAQYRFGPGRAYLVTHPDGLKHVLQDHVKNYTKDHYSYAMFRRIVGDGLLTSQGETWLKQRRLAQPAFHRARISAMAGQMVRATVELSEQWATSERTGEPRHAVRDMMALTLRIVGEALLGTDVRAETEAVSAAFNVISEQTVERFRSLRLIPPVLPTAYDRAFRRANHALREVVARVIAKRRERMEDQGDLLSMFMLARDEETGEQMDDEHLQSEVLTMMLAGHETTATALSWAWALLHQNPDAEKKLHEELDAVLGGRPPTAEDIPRLVYTRRVLDETLRLYPPVYILSRKVMEDDTVCGYQILAGSSLDISPYVTQRLPELWPDPERFDPDRFTPEKIAARPRYAYLPFLGGPRQCIGNNFALMEGTLILATLAQRHRPRMVDGYTPTPEPLITLRPSGELPVIITAR from the coding sequence ATGACGTCCCCGGCTCCATCACCCACCACGCCCCGCATCGCCACCGGACCCCGGGGGTTGCCCCTCATCGGAGTCGTTCGCGACGTCCGCAAGGACGTCCTGGGCTGGCTCACGCGGACGGCGGCGGAACACGGCCCCGTGGCGCAGTACCGCTTCGGCCCCGGGCGCGCCTATCTCGTGACGCACCCGGACGGGCTCAAGCACGTGCTGCAGGACCACGTGAAGAACTACACGAAGGACCACTACAGCTATGCCATGTTCCGCCGGATCGTCGGCGATGGCCTGCTCACGAGCCAGGGCGAGACATGGCTCAAGCAGCGCAGGCTCGCGCAACCGGCATTCCATCGGGCGCGCATCTCGGCCATGGCGGGGCAGATGGTGCGAGCGACGGTGGAGCTCTCGGAGCAGTGGGCCACGTCCGAGCGCACGGGCGAGCCACGCCATGCGGTGCGGGACATGATGGCGCTCACCCTGCGCATCGTCGGCGAGGCGCTGCTCGGAACCGACGTGCGCGCGGAGACCGAGGCCGTGTCCGCGGCCTTCAACGTCATCAGCGAACAGACGGTCGAGCGCTTCCGCTCGCTGCGCCTCATCCCGCCCGTGCTGCCCACCGCGTATGACCGGGCCTTCCGCCGGGCGAACCACGCCTTGAGGGAGGTGGTGGCACGGGTCATCGCGAAGCGCCGCGAACGCATGGAGGACCAGGGAGACCTGCTGTCCATGTTCATGCTCGCGCGGGATGAAGAGACGGGCGAACAGATGGATGACGAGCACCTTCAGAGCGAGGTGCTGACGATGATGCTCGCGGGCCACGAGACCACGGCGACCGCGCTCTCGTGGGCCTGGGCGCTGCTCCACCAGAACCCGGACGCGGAGAAGAAGCTCCACGAGGAACTGGATGCCGTGCTCGGCGGCCGTCCCCCGACGGCGGAGGATATCCCCCGGCTCGTGTACACGCGCAGGGTGCTGGACGAGACGCTGCGCCTCTATCCACCCGTCTACATCCTGAGCCGCAAGGTGATGGAGGACGACACGGTCTGCGGCTACCAGATTCTCGCCGGCTCGTCGCTCGACATCAGCCCCTACGTCACGCAGCGTCTTCCGGAGCTCTGGCCGGACCCCGAGCGCTTCGACCCGGACCGCTTCACGCCCGAGAAGATCGCCGCGAGGCCCCGGTACGCGTACCTCCCCTTCCTTGGCGGTCCACGTCAGTGCATCGGCAACAACTTCGCGCTGATGGAGGGCACGCTGATACTGGCGACGCTCGCGCAGCGCCACCGTCCGAGGATGGTGGACGGCTACACGCCGACGCCCGAGCCCCTCATCACGCTACGGCCTTCCGGCGAGCTCCCGGTCATCATCACCGCGCGCTGA
- a CDS encoding GNAT family N-acetyltransferase: MKQKISGFHLDGEGHWVAELECGHRQHMRHEPPWMERPWVLTEEGRRSRLGFALECKRCDEAGLAVAEAVRDALVSAALEAYEDAGLSGLCAEGRWEFALDALRATRLTPAIHRALSHERKGAAIESARLILRPLQLEDARSVQRLAGDREVAENAAGIPYPFEDGMAEAWISSLDARSHVFALCLPASGEMIGAAGLVEAAEERPRTAELSYWIGRAHWGQGFGTEAAQALVRYGFETLGLDSIHANCFSRNPGSRRVLEKAGFRHIGREEKALHHMGRDEDIERFLLTRPS; this comes from the coding sequence ATGAAGCAGAAGATCTCTGGGTTCCACCTCGATGGTGAAGGCCATTGGGTCGCCGAGCTCGAGTGCGGCCACCGGCAGCACATGCGCCATGAGCCGCCGTGGATGGAGCGTCCCTGGGTCCTCACGGAAGAGGGTCGGCGCAGCCGTCTGGGGTTCGCGCTCGAATGCAAACGCTGCGACGAGGCCGGTCTCGCGGTCGCCGAGGCGGTGCGCGATGCCCTGGTGTCAGCGGCGCTCGAGGCCTATGAGGATGCGGGCCTGAGTGGTCTTTGTGCCGAAGGGCGCTGGGAATTCGCGCTGGATGCGCTCCGCGCGACACGGCTCACACCGGCGATCCATCGTGCCCTGTCCCACGAGCGCAAGGGAGCCGCCATCGAAAGTGCTCGCCTGATCCTCCGTCCCCTTCAACTGGAAGACGCGCGCTCCGTCCAGCGCCTGGCGGGCGACCGCGAGGTGGCGGAGAACGCGGCGGGAATCCCATATCCCTTCGAGGACGGGATGGCGGAGGCCTGGATTTCCTCGCTGGATGCGCGCTCGCACGTCTTCGCGCTCTGTCTGCCCGCGTCTGGCGAGATGATTGGCGCGGCCGGTCTGGTGGAGGCCGCGGAGGAGCGCCCCCGCACCGCCGAGCTCTCCTACTGGATCGGGCGTGCCCATTGGGGGCAGGGGTTCGGCACGGAAGCGGCACAGGCCCTGGTCCGCTATGGCTTCGAGACCCTCGGTCTGGACTCCATTCACGCCAACTGCTTCTCACGCAATCCCGGCTCCCGGCGCGTGCTGGAGAAGGCCGGCTTCCGTCACATCGGCCGCGAGGAGAAGGCCCTCCACCACATGGGGCGGGACGAGGACATCGAGCGCTTCCTCCTGACCCGGCCCTCCTGA